The following proteins come from a genomic window of Sardina pilchardus chromosome 13, fSarPil1.1, whole genome shotgun sequence:
- the LOC134099637 gene encoding uncharacterized protein LOC134099637, with amino-acid sequence MGNNHSEQEQQSKGNPETKQESVPKKKDTDVWSSFRNKTKAPTLSPPTAFKPVPPNLFKGIPHDFTSAVGTSTFYTKQLLVETPHEDKIPVDSSPAVSTFSPQATFTPNPVRVPKEPSAYNISWNRPEVKSPVPTHISSFVFPSVSDNTPMKSDLPKSDSLKSVPPKSEPRKSDPSKPVPLKSVPLKPDPPKSDPQKSEPRKSDPPKPVPLKSVPLKPDPPKSDPTKSDPPKSDPPKSDPPKPVPLKSDLPKSDPTKSIPPQAVPQNIALASPTRPVALSSPWQSNPPQIPKEVWPEPPTPVKPASTPETVLREAIASISQDVPVPFLFTASTPEKTQGPPRSEVAAVDHNITSAEISEESSLCSDNTVVNNTESENDDNVNSQTSFVISEQTHAEIMSRLAYVENQKCLPESPVTQKQAVVQRALNGVSYAEAVKKSQPKINVARREARVKLLKKLRLSKYGGKETETQTDDNSAEEGSTVPQQTCDISSTDLLPLKGAPDQRVTPKNKAATEQTTHLNQNEKSAISSNMIKLEKVPSLDNATKKLEQKTDNAPLKNTKPDPNLNQNPPTIPKRNQSVRATNPALRTGTPKTVLCQEHNVNSAPTTDLTDEAQMRDILKAIRGSPCQISQTELKAALQAAGVPTLLQDRVTQLRVSAQISRTERGKVKEGFKCVPSQVKPKSGPKQVPASTETPQEHLDCSAANVDHSELLSSLIITPYRPALSSVSNSNCLSTTDILNARCDKQSAATIEIKHLSPKSKMTKKEDTNTENEEKMQGPKPSTPSPQPLPRPEGRWHPFTTDRSCVQRVRCQHRGNGKLPKNVMQWLNVSRNYLCEPSWVTTASLAASIALSVRLDREDSRQ; translated from the exons ATGGGAAACAATCACTCAGAACAGGAGCAACAAAGCAAGGGAAACCCAGAGACCAAACAAGAGAGTGTGCCAAAGAAGAAAGATACAGATGTATGGAGTAGCTTTCGAAATAAGACCAAGGCCCCTACACTGTCTCCACCAACCGCTTTTAAGCCTGTGCCTCCAAACCTTTTCAAGGGAATTCCTCATGATTTCACATCTGCCGTTGGCACATCAACATTCTACACAAAGCAGTTACTAGTGGAGACTCCACATGAAGACAAAATACCTGTGGACTCTAGTCCAGCAGTGTCCACATTTTCACCCCAAGCAACTTTTACACCAAACCCAGTTAGGGTACCAAAGGAGCCAAGCGCTTACAATATTTCCTGGAACCGCCCTGAAGTTAAAAGCCCAGTTCCAACCCACATTTCTTCATTTGTCTTCCCATCAGTATCAGACAACACTCCTATGAAATCAGATCTTCCTAAATCAGATTCTTTGAAATCAGTTCCTCCGAAATCAGAACCACGGAAATCAGATCCTTCGAAACCAGTTCCTCTGAAATCAGTTCCTCTGAAACCAGATCCTCCGAAATCAGATCCTCAGAAATCAGAACCACGGAAATCAGATCCTCCGAAACCAGTTCCTCTGAAATCAGTTCCTCTGAAACCAGATCCTCCAAAATCAGATCCTACGAAATCAGATCCACCGAAATCAGATCCACCGAAATCAGATCCTCCGAAACCAGTTCCTCTGAAATCAGATCTTCCTAAATCAGATCCTACAAAATCAATTCCTCCGCAAGCAGTTCCTCAGAACATCGCTTTAGCATCTCCTACAAGACCTGTTGCTCTTTCATCTCCATGGCAAAGTAATCCCCCCCAAATCCCTAAGGAGGTCTGGCCTGAACCCCCAACACCTGTGAAACCGGCCTCGACTCCAGAAACTGTCTTAAGGGAGGCTATAGCCAGCATCTCTCAGGATGTTCCAGTGCCTTTCCTTTTTACTGCATCCACCCCGGAAAAAACACAAGGTCCTCCAAGATCTGAAGTAGCAGCGGTAGACCATAACATTACTTCAGCGGAAATAAGTGAAGAATCCTCCCTGTGCTCTGATAACACTGTGGTCAACAACACAGAGAGTGAAAATGATGACAACGTGAACAGTCAAACATCTTTTGTGATTTCTGAACAAACCCATGCAGAAATTATGTCCAG ACTTGCATATGTGGAAAACCAAAAGTGTCTTCCTGAATCACCAGTCACTCAAAAGCAGGCAGTGGTGCAACGAGCCTTAAATGGAGTCTCTTATGCAGAGGCAGTTAAAAAGTCTCAACCAAAGATCAACGTTGCCCGACGTGAAGCCAGAGTGAAATTGTTGAAGAAATTGAGGTTATCTAAATATGgtggaaaagagacagaaacacaaacagatgaCAACTCTGCTGAAGAAGGTAGCACTGTCCCTCAACAAACATGCGACATCTCCTCTACCGATCTACTTCCACTAAAAGGTGCACCAGACCAGAGAGTTACACCAAAAAACAAAGCAGCTACTGAGCAGACAACACATCTCAACCAAAATGAAAAATCTGCCATCTCCTCTAACATGATCAAACTGGAAAAAGTCCCCTCCCTGGATAATGCAACTAAAAAGCTAGAACAGAAGACAGACAATGCACCATTAAAGAATACCAAACCAGACCCCAATTTGAACCAAAATCCACCGACAATACCAAAAAGAAATCAATCTGTAAGAGCGACAAATCCCGCCCTGAGAACCGGTACACCAAAGACTGTACTTTGTCAAGAGCACAATGTAAATTCGGCTCCAACCACAGATCTAACAGACGAAGCACAAATGAGAGACATTCTGAAGGCCATACGTGGTTCACCTTGTCAAATCAGTCAAACAGAGCTAAAAGCTGCTCTGCAAGCTGCAGGTGTCCCAACTTTACTGCAAGACAGAGTAACCCAGCTGAGGGTTTCCGCTCAAATATCCAGAACTGAGAGAGGAAAGGTGAAGGAAGGTTTTAAATGTGTGCCTTCGCAAGTCAAACCTAAATCAGGCCCCAAGCAAGTTCCTGCTTCCACTGAAACTCCACAAGAACATTTAGACTGTTCTGCTGCAAATGTCGATCACAGTGAACTTTTAAGTTCACTGATCATCACTCCATATAGGCCAGCCTTATCTTCTGTTTCTAATTCCAATTGTTTGTCCACAACAGACATATTAAATGCCAGATGTGACAAACAAAGTGCAGCAACAATTGAAATTAAACACTTGTCTCCAAAAtccaaaatgaccaaaaaagaaGATACAAATACAGAAAATGAAGAAAAGATGCAGGGCCCAAAACCCTCAACACCATCTCCACAGCCTCTCCCACGGCCTGAAGGTCGTTGGCACCCTTTCACCACAGATCGGTCATGTGTGCAGAGGGTTCGCTGTCAGCACCGGGGGAATGGCAAGCTGCCCAAGAATGTAATGCAATG GTTGAATGTAAGTCGGAACTACCTGTGTGAGCCCTCATGGGTCACCACAGCATCACTGGCTGCTTCAATTGCTCTGAGTGTACGACTGGATAGGGAGGATTCCCGTCAGTAA
- the psmd8 gene encoding 26S proteasome non-ATPase regulatory subunit 8 encodes MASVLKETAGLYETLKTEWNKKNPNLSKCGEILSKLKVSLLELNFLPTSGTKLTKQQLILARDVLEIGALWSILKKDIPSFERYMAQLKCYYFDYKDELPESAYMHQLLGLNLLFLLSQNRVSEFHTELERLSAKDIQSNVYIRHPVSLEQYLMEGSYNKVFLAKGNIPAESYTFFIDILLDTIRDEIAGCIEKAYEQIQFNEATRVLFFSSPKKMTEYAKKRGWTQSPDGYYSFSSQQQKTEEATIPSTELAQQVIEYARQLEMIV; translated from the exons ATGGCGTCTGTGTTGAAAGAAACAGCAGGGCTTTATGAAACATTAAAAACTGAatggaataaaaaaaatcctaacTTGAGTAAGTGTGGTGAAATCCTGAGTAAACTCAAG GTCTCTCTTTTGGAGTTGAATTTCCTCCCGACCTCAGGGACAAAGCTCaccaaacagcagcttattctTGCGC GAGATGTGCTGGAGATTGGAGCATTGTGGAGTATTCTGAAAAAGGATATCCCCTCCTTTGAGCGATACATGGCACAACTCAAGTGCTACTATTTTGACTACAA GGATGAATTGCCAGAGTCAGCCTACATGCACCAGCTACTGGGTCTGAACTTGCTCTTCTTGCTCTCTCAGAATCGTGTGTCTGAGTTTCACACAGAGTTGGAGAGACTGAGCGCTAAAGACATTCAGAGCAATGTATACATCCGACATCCTGTTTCTCTTGAGCAG tACTTGATGGAGGGAAGTTACAATAAGGTCTTTCTTGCCAAAGGAAATATCCCTGCAGAGAGTTATACATTCTTCATTGACATTCTGCTCGACACTATCCG TGATGAGATAGCTGGCTGCATAGAGAAGGCTTATGAACAAATACAGTTCAACGAGGCCACAAGAGTACTGTTCTTCTCATCACCTAAGAAGATGACCGAGTACGCGAAGAAG AGGGGTTGGACTCAGAGTCCTGATGGATACTACTCTTTCAGCTCCCAGCAGCAAAAAACAGAGGAAGCGACGATTCCATCAACAGAACTAGCCCAGCAGGTCATTGAGTATGCACGGCAGCTGGAAATGATTGTGTAA
- the ehd2b gene encoding EH domain-containing protein 2b isoform X2, which produces MSRWGRKNDKKSPEVIRTVTEGLKSLYRKKLLPLEQYYCFHDFHSPSLEDADFDNKPMVLVVGQYSTGKTTFIRYLLEQEFPGSRVGPEPTTDCFTAIMHGDVEGLTPGNALIVDPNKPFRKLNAFGNSFLNRFQCAQMPNQVLESISIIDTPGILSGAKQRVSRGYDFPAVLRWFAERVDRIILLFDAHKLEISDEFSEAIGALKGNEDKLRVVLNKADMVGTQQLMRVYGALMWSLGKVFGSPEVLRVYIGSFWSEPLMVPDNRKLFELEEEDLFADIQNLPRNAALRKLNDLVKRARLVRVHAHIISYLKQEMPSVFRKDNKKKNLINQLPVIFAKIQLQHHISAGDFPDCAKMQEQLMVHDFTKFKPLKPNLMAVLDELLASDIAKLMPLLRQEELEAGVQPGVQGGAFLGTRAGPFVEGDPFGEMEENGECNEEEGDWIVTKDKPKYDEIFYNLAPNEGKLSGTKAKDWMVSTRLPNSVLGRIWKLSDVDRDGMLDDEEFALASHLIEVKLDGHGLPPELPARLVPPSKRRQKGSDA; this is translated from the exons ATGTCTCGCTGGGGGCGGAAAAATGACAAGAAGTCGCCTGAAGTGATCCGGACTGTGACAGAAGGACTGAAGTCCCTCTATCGCAAGAAGCTTCTGCCACTGGAGCAATACTACTGCTTCCATGACTTCCACTCCCCAAGTCTTGAAGATGCAGACTTCGACAACAAACCAATGGTGCTGGTTGTGGGCCAGTACTCTACAGGGAAGACTACATTTATCAG ATACCTGTTGGAACAGGAATTCCCTGGCAGTCGAGTGGGGCCAGAGCCAACAACAGACTGCTTTACAGCCATTATGCATGGAGATGTGGAGGGGCTAACCCCAGGAAATGCCCTCATCGTGGACCCCAACAAACCCTTCCGCAAGCTCAACGCCTTTGGGAACTCATTCCTAAACAG GTTCCAGTGTGCCCAGATGCCTAATCAAGTTCTAGAGAGCATCAGCATTATCGACACTCCAGGCATCCTGTCTGGAGCCAAGCAGAGAGTGAGCCGAG GGTATGACTTccctgctgtgctgcgctggtTTGCAGAACGCGTCGATCGTATCATTTTGCTCTTTGATGCACATAAATTGGAAATCTCTGATGAGTTTTCAGAGGCTATTGGTGCATTGAAGGGCAATGAGGACAAGCTGCGTGTGGTTCTCAACAAAGCAGACATGGTTGGAACCCAGCAGCTGATGCGAGTGTATGGTGCTCTTATGTGGTCTCTGGGGAAGGTGTTTGGCAGTCCCGAAGTGCTACGGGTCTACATAGGGTCCTTCTGGTCCGAGCCATTGATGGTGCCAGATAATCGCAAGCTGTTTGAACTGGAGGAAGAGGACTTGTTTGCTGATATTCAGAACCTTCCCAGGAATGCTGCCTTACGGAAACTTAATGACCTGGTCAAAAGGGCTCGTCTAGTTAGG GTGCATGCCCACATCATCAGTTATTTGAAGCAGGAGATGCCATCTGTCTTCAGAAAAGACAATAAGAAAAAGAATCTGATCAACCAACTACCAGTCATTTTTGCCAAGATCCAGCTACAGCACCACATCTCAGCTGGCGACTTCCCCGACTGTGCCAAAATGCAG GAGCAACTTATGGTTCACGACTTTACCAAGTTCAAACCTCTGAAACCCAACTTGATGGCTGTTCTTGATGAGCTCCTGGCCTCTGACATCGCCAAACTGATGCCCCTGCTTCGCCAGGAAGAGCTGGAGGCAGGTGTCCAGCCTGGCGTCCAGGGCGGGGCTTTCCTTGGCACCCGTGCTGGGCCCTTCGTAGAGGGTGACCCCTTCGGTGAGATGGAAGAGAATGGAGAGTGCAACGAGGAGGAGGGAGACTGGATCGTGACCAAAGATAAGCCCAAATACGATGAGATCTTTTACAACCTGGCACCCAATGAGGGCAAGCTCAGCGGCACCAAAGCGAAAGACTGGATGGTGAGCACACGGCTGCCAAACTCTGTGCTGGGCCGCATCTGGAAGCTATCGGATGTGGACCGCGACGGCATGCTAGACGACGAGGAATTTGCTCTGGCCAGCCACCTGATCGAAGTCAAACTGGATGGACACGGGCTCCCACCTGAGCTACCTGCCCGCCTGGTGCCACCATCCAAAAGGCGTCAGAAAGGCTCAGACGCATAA
- the ehd2b gene encoding EH domain-containing protein 2b isoform X1, whose product MSRWGRKNDKKSPEVIRTVTEGLKSLYRKKLLPLEQYYCFHDFHSPSLEDADFDNKPMVLVVGQYSTGKTTFIRYLLEQEFPGSRVGPEPTTDCFTAIMHGDVEGLTPGNALIVDPNKPFRKLNAFGNSFLNRFQCAQMPNQVLESISIIDTPGILSGAKQRVSRGEASSKGYDFPAVLRWFAERVDRIILLFDAHKLEISDEFSEAIGALKGNEDKLRVVLNKADMVGTQQLMRVYGALMWSLGKVFGSPEVLRVYIGSFWSEPLMVPDNRKLFELEEEDLFADIQNLPRNAALRKLNDLVKRARLVRVHAHIISYLKQEMPSVFRKDNKKKNLINQLPVIFAKIQLQHHISAGDFPDCAKMQEQLMVHDFTKFKPLKPNLMAVLDELLASDIAKLMPLLRQEELEAGVQPGVQGGAFLGTRAGPFVEGDPFGEMEENGECNEEEGDWIVTKDKPKYDEIFYNLAPNEGKLSGTKAKDWMVSTRLPNSVLGRIWKLSDVDRDGMLDDEEFALASHLIEVKLDGHGLPPELPARLVPPSKRRQKGSDA is encoded by the exons ATGTCTCGCTGGGGGCGGAAAAATGACAAGAAGTCGCCTGAAGTGATCCGGACTGTGACAGAAGGACTGAAGTCCCTCTATCGCAAGAAGCTTCTGCCACTGGAGCAATACTACTGCTTCCATGACTTCCACTCCCCAAGTCTTGAAGATGCAGACTTCGACAACAAACCAATGGTGCTGGTTGTGGGCCAGTACTCTACAGGGAAGACTACATTTATCAG ATACCTGTTGGAACAGGAATTCCCTGGCAGTCGAGTGGGGCCAGAGCCAACAACAGACTGCTTTACAGCCATTATGCATGGAGATGTGGAGGGGCTAACCCCAGGAAATGCCCTCATCGTGGACCCCAACAAACCCTTCCGCAAGCTCAACGCCTTTGGGAACTCATTCCTAAACAG GTTCCAGTGTGCCCAGATGCCTAATCAAGTTCTAGAGAGCATCAGCATTATCGACACTCCAGGCATCCTGTCTGGAGCCAAGCAGAGAGTGAGCCGAGGTGAGGCCAGCTCAAAAG GGTATGACTTccctgctgtgctgcgctggtTTGCAGAACGCGTCGATCGTATCATTTTGCTCTTTGATGCACATAAATTGGAAATCTCTGATGAGTTTTCAGAGGCTATTGGTGCATTGAAGGGCAATGAGGACAAGCTGCGTGTGGTTCTCAACAAAGCAGACATGGTTGGAACCCAGCAGCTGATGCGAGTGTATGGTGCTCTTATGTGGTCTCTGGGGAAGGTGTTTGGCAGTCCCGAAGTGCTACGGGTCTACATAGGGTCCTTCTGGTCCGAGCCATTGATGGTGCCAGATAATCGCAAGCTGTTTGAACTGGAGGAAGAGGACTTGTTTGCTGATATTCAGAACCTTCCCAGGAATGCTGCCTTACGGAAACTTAATGACCTGGTCAAAAGGGCTCGTCTAGTTAGG GTGCATGCCCACATCATCAGTTATTTGAAGCAGGAGATGCCATCTGTCTTCAGAAAAGACAATAAGAAAAAGAATCTGATCAACCAACTACCAGTCATTTTTGCCAAGATCCAGCTACAGCACCACATCTCAGCTGGCGACTTCCCCGACTGTGCCAAAATGCAG GAGCAACTTATGGTTCACGACTTTACCAAGTTCAAACCTCTGAAACCCAACTTGATGGCTGTTCTTGATGAGCTCCTGGCCTCTGACATCGCCAAACTGATGCCCCTGCTTCGCCAGGAAGAGCTGGAGGCAGGTGTCCAGCCTGGCGTCCAGGGCGGGGCTTTCCTTGGCACCCGTGCTGGGCCCTTCGTAGAGGGTGACCCCTTCGGTGAGATGGAAGAGAATGGAGAGTGCAACGAGGAGGAGGGAGACTGGATCGTGACCAAAGATAAGCCCAAATACGATGAGATCTTTTACAACCTGGCACCCAATGAGGGCAAGCTCAGCGGCACCAAAGCGAAAGACTGGATGGTGAGCACACGGCTGCCAAACTCTGTGCTGGGCCGCATCTGGAAGCTATCGGATGTGGACCGCGACGGCATGCTAGACGACGAGGAATTTGCTCTGGCCAGCCACCTGATCGAAGTCAAACTGGATGGACACGGGCTCCCACCTGAGCTACCTGCCCGCCTGGTGCCACCATCCAAAAGGCGTCAGAAAGGCTCAGACGCATAA